A single window of Rubripirellula lacrimiformis DNA harbors:
- a CDS encoding O-acetylhomoserine aminocarboxypropyltransferase/cysteine synthase family protein encodes MTDSHRPGTLALHAGQEPDSATNSRAVPIYATTSFTFNDTDHAAALFGLSEFGNIYSRLMNPTVDVLEKRLAAMEGGVTGLCFASGQAAITAAVLTLAHSGQNIVSSTSLYGGTWTLFTQTMKQMGIEVRFFDPDHPEQIHDLIDENTRLVYMESIGNPKNDVPDFKAIADAAHSAPHGPLPLLCDNTTMTSMLLKPFEHGVDIVIYSTTKFLGGHGVHIGGAIVDSGNFKWADQPEKWPEFCAPSPSYHGAVFEEHLRPMGNIAYLLHIRTHWLRDTGAAMSPFAAFLTLLGVETLHLRMPRHCENALAVAKFLEGHEAVEWVNYPGLKSHKDYNSGQKYLPNGQGAIMGFGIKGGMEAGKKFINACKLCSHLANIGDAKTLVIHPASTTHQQLSAEEQAKAGVLPEYVRVSVGIEDVEDIIDDLTQALAAATA; translated from the coding sequence ATGACCGATTCGCATCGTCCCGGTACTCTCGCACTGCACGCCGGCCAAGAGCCTGACTCGGCGACCAACAGCCGGGCCGTTCCGATCTACGCGACGACCAGCTTTACGTTCAACGATACCGATCATGCGGCTGCCCTCTTTGGCTTGTCGGAATTCGGCAATATCTACAGCCGGCTGATGAATCCAACCGTGGACGTGTTGGAAAAACGATTGGCGGCAATGGAAGGTGGAGTCACCGGTCTGTGTTTCGCGTCGGGCCAAGCAGCCATCACGGCGGCCGTGTTGACGCTAGCCCACAGCGGCCAAAACATTGTCAGCAGCACATCGCTGTATGGCGGCACTTGGACTCTGTTCACCCAGACCATGAAGCAAATGGGAATCGAAGTTCGATTCTTTGATCCCGATCATCCCGAACAAATCCATGATTTGATCGACGAGAACACGCGTCTGGTCTACATGGAAAGCATTGGCAATCCTAAGAACGACGTACCTGATTTCAAAGCGATCGCGGACGCCGCTCACTCGGCCCCGCACGGACCTCTGCCGTTGCTGTGCGACAATACGACCATGACGTCGATGTTGCTAAAGCCGTTCGAACACGGCGTGGACATCGTGATCTACAGCACGACCAAGTTCTTGGGTGGTCACGGGGTTCACATCGGTGGTGCCATCGTCGACAGCGGCAATTTCAAGTGGGCCGATCAGCCCGAGAAGTGGCCCGAATTTTGTGCACCGTCGCCTTCCTACCACGGTGCGGTTTTCGAAGAACACCTGCGTCCGATGGGCAACATTGCCTATCTGTTGCACATTCGTACGCACTGGCTGCGTGATACCGGCGCGGCGATGAGCCCGTTTGCGGCGTTCTTGACGCTGTTGGGTGTCGAAACCTTGCACCTTCGCATGCCCCGCCACTGCGAAAACGCTTTGGCGGTTGCCAAGTTCTTGGAAGGCCACGAAGCGGTCGAATGGGTCAACTATCCCGGACTGAAATCGCACAAGGACTACAACAGCGGCCAAAAGTATCTGCCCAACGGTCAAGGCGCCATCATGGGCTTTGGCATCAAGGGCGGCATGGAAGCTGGCAAGAAGTTCATCAACGCCTGCAAGTTGTGCTCGCACTTGGCGAACATCGGGGATGCCAAGACTCTGGTCATCCACCCAGCCAGCACGACTCACCAACAACTCTCTGCCGAAGAACAGGCCAAGGCAGGCGTGTTGCCCGAGTACGTCCGCGTGTCCGTAGGAATCGAAGATGTCGAAGATATCATCGATGACTTGACGCAGGCCTTGGCCGCTGCCACGGCATGA
- the metX gene encoding homoserine O-acetyltransferase MetX: MTESTRSADTTSTDDIRSASPLRHVQSVDFEGPISLSLGGELSRVSCAFETWGRLNQDASNAVLVCHAISGDSHAARHDESDDPGWWEKLIGPGKAIDTDRLFVVCPNVLGGCRGTTGPSDIDPASDPPRPYGADFPRITIADMVDVQHMLAGHLGIKRWHAVVGGSLGGHQAMTWVTRYPKSAQTCVIIASSPRLTSQALGFDVIARNAIQTDPYFAGGQYYDQNHRPDTGLAIARMLGHITYLSSEAMEDKFDPDRHDPRQIASSFEQRFSVGSYLAHQGEKFTTRFDANSYVTLSMAMDLFDLGATRLQLMETFNDSDCDFLLVSFSSDWLFTPRQSRDIVAALTALNKRVTYAEITSTAGHDSFLVDRDIEQYAGIVEARLGKIETRQSDLSPVEELILSLIPSGASVLDLGCGDGNLLAALRGRGHDDLVGVEVAQANILKAAGRGLNVIDYDLNTGLPAFIDAQFDFVVLSATLQAVSNVAELFDEMLRVGKRVIVSFPNFAYRKLREDYVVRGRSPRAPGEFNYRWYDTPNRRFPSIADVLDLCREKQIEVQQEVYFDSETSAEISPEDDPNLNADTAILVISQPGSPTNP; this comes from the coding sequence ATGACTGAGAGTACGCGGTCTGCTGATACCACCAGCACCGACGATATCCGATCGGCATCACCGCTAAGGCATGTCCAATCGGTCGATTTCGAAGGGCCGATTTCGTTGTCGCTCGGTGGTGAACTTTCGCGAGTCAGCTGCGCTTTTGAAACTTGGGGGCGACTGAACCAGGACGCCTCCAATGCGGTGCTGGTCTGTCATGCAATCTCCGGTGATTCACATGCCGCACGCCATGACGAAAGCGACGATCCCGGATGGTGGGAAAAGTTGATCGGTCCCGGCAAGGCAATCGATACCGATCGATTGTTTGTGGTTTGCCCCAACGTGTTGGGGGGGTGCCGCGGAACGACCGGTCCCAGCGACATCGACCCTGCGTCGGATCCGCCGCGACCCTACGGCGCCGATTTTCCACGGATCACCATCGCCGACATGGTCGACGTCCAACACATGTTGGCCGGCCATTTAGGGATCAAGCGTTGGCATGCCGTGGTGGGGGGATCATTGGGCGGTCACCAAGCGATGACTTGGGTCACACGCTATCCCAAATCAGCGCAGACATGTGTCATCATCGCGTCGTCCCCTCGATTGACCAGCCAGGCGTTGGGGTTTGATGTGATCGCACGCAATGCGATTCAAACCGATCCGTACTTTGCCGGCGGACAGTACTACGATCAGAACCATCGACCTGACACCGGATTGGCGATCGCACGCATGCTGGGGCACATCACGTATCTGTCCAGCGAAGCGATGGAGGACAAGTTTGATCCCGATCGTCACGACCCGCGGCAAATCGCATCCAGTTTCGAACAGCGGTTCAGTGTCGGTTCGTATCTGGCGCACCAGGGCGAAAAATTTACAACTCGGTTCGATGCCAATAGCTACGTGACGTTGTCGATGGCGATGGATCTTTTTGATCTGGGTGCCACTCGACTACAGTTGATGGAAACGTTCAACGATTCAGATTGTGATTTCCTGTTGGTCAGTTTCAGTAGCGATTGGTTGTTCACGCCTCGCCAGTCGCGCGACATCGTGGCCGCACTGACGGCTCTAAACAAACGGGTGACCTACGCCGAGATCACGTCAACGGCTGGGCACGATTCGTTCCTGGTGGATCGTGACATTGAACAGTACGCCGGGATCGTGGAAGCTCGCTTGGGCAAGATCGAAACTCGCCAGTCGGATCTTTCGCCGGTCGAAGAATTGATCCTGTCGCTGATCCCCAGCGGAGCGTCCGTGTTGGATCTAGGGTGCGGTGACGGCAATCTATTGGCGGCCCTGCGGGGCCGCGGCCATGATGATCTGGTCGGCGTGGAAGTGGCACAAGCCAATATTTTGAAAGCGGCCGGTCGCGGATTGAATGTCATCGACTACGACTTGAACACCGGTTTGCCTGCGTTCATCGATGCACAGTTTGATTTTGTCGTCCTGAGCGCCACCCTGCAGGCGGTTTCCAATGTCGCTGAATTGTTCGACGAGATGCTGCGGGTTGGCAAGCGAGTGATTGTTAGTTTTCCTAACTTTGCCTATCGCAAGCTGCGCGAAGACTATGTGGTTCGTGGCCGTTCGCCTCGCGCACCAGGGGAATTCAACTATCGCTGGTATGACACGCCCAACCGGCGGTTCCCGAGCATCGCGGACGTCTTGGATCTCTGTCGAGAAAAGCAGATCGAGGTCCAGCAGGAAGTCTATTTTGACTCGGAAACATCGGCCGAAATATCGCCCGAGGATGATCCGAATCTGAATGCGGACACCGCGATCTTGGTGATCTCGCAACCTGGATCGCCAACCAATCCCTAA
- a CDS encoding sulfatase-like hydrolase/transferase, translating to MNRVSFSASLVGLILLAVLPLRDCHAADQPNVLLILADDLGYQDLGFQGSPDIQSPHLDRMAGKSIRFTDAHVTASVCSPSRAGLLTGRYQQRFGHEANSPPHPQGMDRSEATMADRMKSLGYRTAAIGKWHLGATDDQYPTRRGFDTFYGLREGGRGYLYDQVRYDKPGNHRAIERDGKPVKFAGYLTDVLGQQAIDFIDLPSSDPFFVYLSFTAPHGPLQATEEDLQRFQHIADKRRRTYAAMVWAMDRAIGKVMDHLQQIDQLDNTIVWFLSDNGGATNNASSNVPLAGHKGIKFEGGIRVPFLMHWSGRFQAGRTEDRMVSSMDILPTSFAAAGGDPKVMSDGNRPVDGVNLLPFLSGRDDGVPHRKLYWHKLWFSAMRDGPWKLIYVQDYGYALYNVADDVSETSNLAARMPERTEAMVADMNRWKQDMAQPLWSEGTRWFKEHSKNHIRIIEGGR from the coding sequence ATGAATCGAGTTTCGTTTTCTGCGTCTCTTGTTGGCTTGATTCTGTTGGCAGTGCTGCCGCTGCGGGATTGCCACGCGGCGGATCAACCGAATGTACTGCTGATTTTAGCCGATGATCTGGGATACCAAGATCTTGGTTTTCAGGGCTCGCCGGATATCCAATCACCCCACTTGGACCGGATGGCGGGCAAGAGCATTCGGTTCACCGATGCCCATGTGACTGCGTCGGTGTGCAGTCCGTCACGAGCCGGTTTGTTGACGGGCCGATATCAACAGCGGTTTGGGCACGAAGCGAATTCGCCGCCGCATCCTCAGGGGATGGATAGAAGCGAAGCGACGATGGCCGACCGGATGAAGTCGCTGGGATATCGAACTGCCGCGATCGGAAAGTGGCATTTGGGAGCCACCGATGACCAGTACCCAACGCGGCGAGGATTCGACACGTTTTATGGTTTGCGTGAAGGAGGGCGTGGATACCTTTACGACCAAGTTCGCTACGACAAGCCGGGCAACCATCGCGCGATCGAACGCGATGGCAAACCGGTGAAGTTTGCTGGCTACCTGACCGATGTGCTGGGGCAACAAGCGATCGACTTCATCGACCTGCCATCGTCAGACCCGTTTTTTGTCTACCTGTCCTTCACCGCGCCGCACGGGCCGTTGCAGGCGACCGAAGAAGACCTACAGCGTTTCCAGCACATCGCGGACAAACGTCGGCGAACTTACGCCGCGATGGTATGGGCCATGGACCGCGCGATCGGAAAAGTGATGGACCATCTTCAGCAGATCGACCAGTTGGACAATACGATCGTATGGTTCCTTAGCGACAATGGCGGCGCAACCAACAATGCATCCAGCAACGTTCCCTTGGCGGGACACAAGGGGATCAAGTTCGAAGGTGGGATCCGGGTTCCGTTTCTGATGCACTGGTCCGGGCGTTTTCAAGCTGGTCGAACGGAGGATCGGATGGTCAGTTCAATGGACATCTTGCCAACTTCTTTCGCAGCCGCCGGCGGTGATCCGAAGGTGATGTCCGATGGAAATCGTCCGGTCGATGGCGTGAACCTGTTGCCGTTTTTGTCCGGTCGGGATGATGGTGTGCCACACCGGAAATTGTATTGGCACAAACTGTGGTTCAGTGCGATGCGAGACGGGCCCTGGAAATTGATCTACGTCCAGGACTACGGCTATGCGCTATACAACGTCGCCGATGACGTCAGCGAAACATCGAACTTGGCGGCGAGGATGCCTGAACGTACCGAAGCTATGGTGGCGGACATGAACCGTTGGAAACAGGATATGGCTCAGCCGCTGTGGAGCGAGGGTACGCGATGGTTCAAAGAGCACAGCAAGAACCACATTCGAATCATCGAAGGTGGACGCTAG
- a CDS encoding sulfatase family protein, translating to MLLRRSSRPSRFGPFSAGGSVIGRCRWLFIAFCCVQTIALLPSRLSAAESVDAAKPNFIVIFTDDQGYNDLGCFGSKKIKTPNIDRMAREGRKYTSFYSACSVCSPSRTALLTGCYPKRVGMHRHVLFPQSDYGLNPAEYTIADHLKAQGYATACVGKWHLGHHPETLPTSNGFDSYFGIPYSNDMNHPGNQGKPRVPSNQLWADQATSVTLWKTPLFQDEEIVELPVDQRTVTRRYTDRAIEFVKSNRDDPFFLYLPHSMPHIPLYVPDDVYDPDPANAYTCVIEHIDAEVGRLLDTVRELGLDQNTYIIYTSDNGPWLQFKNHGGSADPLRDGKGTTFEGGQRVPCVMWAPGRVPAGTSCDEFTTTMDLLPTIAKLSGQPLPSDLVIDGFDISGTFDEKSSPRNEMVFYSSRGLLEGIRVGDWKYLNKQRGKPKNAGKNWKPQSQQFLFNLANDIGEQENLFESHPEIVAKLSARMKQVDDEVTANARPVWRRQPVAIAK from the coding sequence ATGTTGCTACGTCGATCTTCGCGCCCGAGTCGGTTCGGTCCTTTTTCGGCCGGAGGTTCTGTGATTGGTCGTTGCAGATGGCTGTTCATCGCTTTCTGTTGTGTGCAAACGATCGCGTTGTTGCCATCGCGTTTATCGGCCGCCGAATCTGTCGATGCTGCCAAGCCCAACTTTATCGTGATCTTTACCGACGATCAGGGGTACAACGATCTGGGATGTTTCGGATCCAAGAAGATCAAGACGCCCAACATTGACCGTATGGCTCGCGAAGGACGCAAATACACCAGTTTCTATTCGGCGTGTTCGGTTTGTTCGCCATCGCGAACGGCGCTGTTGACCGGGTGCTATCCCAAGCGTGTTGGCATGCACCGGCACGTGTTGTTTCCGCAAAGCGATTATGGGTTGAATCCAGCGGAATACACGATTGCGGATCACTTGAAGGCCCAGGGCTACGCGACCGCATGTGTCGGAAAGTGGCACCTCGGGCACCACCCCGAAACCTTGCCGACATCCAACGGATTCGATTCGTATTTTGGAATCCCCTATTCCAATGACATGAACCATCCGGGCAACCAAGGCAAACCACGCGTGCCATCGAATCAGTTGTGGGCTGACCAAGCGACCAGTGTCACGTTGTGGAAAACACCGCTGTTTCAAGATGAAGAGATTGTCGAGTTGCCTGTTGACCAACGTACGGTCACGCGCCGGTACACCGACCGCGCGATTGAGTTTGTGAAGTCGAATCGTGACGACCCGTTCTTTTTGTATCTGCCGCATTCGATGCCGCATATCCCGTTGTACGTGCCCGATGACGTCTACGATCCCGATCCGGCTAACGCGTACACCTGTGTGATCGAGCATATCGACGCCGAGGTGGGACGATTACTAGACACTGTTCGGGAACTTGGCTTGGATCAAAATACGTACATCATTTACACCAGCGACAATGGCCCATGGCTGCAGTTCAAAAACCATGGTGGCAGCGCCGATCCACTGCGTGATGGGAAGGGCACTACGTTCGAAGGTGGCCAACGCGTGCCGTGTGTGATGTGGGCGCCTGGACGCGTGCCAGCAGGCACATCCTGTGACGAATTCACCACGACGATGGATCTGTTGCCTACGATTGCCAAACTGTCTGGCCAGCCGCTGCCCAGCGATTTGGTCATCGACGGTTTTGACATTTCAGGAACGTTCGATGAGAAGTCTTCGCCGCGAAACGAGATGGTTTTCTACAGTTCACGCGGGCTGTTGGAAGGGATTCGTGTGGGCGACTGGAAATACCTAAACAAGCAACGGGGCAAGCCTAAGAACGCGGGCAAGAATTGGAAACCGCAATCGCAGCAGTTCCTGTTCAATCTTGCCAACGACATTGGCGAGCAAGAGAATCTGTTCGAATCCCATCCTGAAATCGTCGCCAAACTGAGTGCTCGCATGAAGCAGGTCGACGACGAGGTCACCGCCAACGCTCGTCCAGTTTGGCGACGTCAGCCGGTGGCAATCGCAAAGTAA
- a CDS encoding IS66 family transposase: MDTKQLTDDQFPSDVKDLQRLVASLQSQVEQQAHSVLELKNHNDKLESENVDLQLRVDKLLQQLFGRRSERRTDGEGQLFLDLGDEATPEVVSALEEAVREAEQVIEDAEEEQKKRKSKSLIKNDRKFPEHLPRIERIIDLPEDRREGLKLIGYDEVETLEWIRPELRVRVNKYAKYVHPANQNQGITSPERPTGLVQGDRFDTSVGVEVVAWKYFYHLPFYRQQDLFAGSGWTPSRSTLANIETAVEFTLRPLAEHLRSLLKTDTCVGCDDTGVVLITPRTMPDLSNHPRGERISEVFAKAIDSGKPSIRANFWGYYASRLPVVAFDFTVSRHRDGPDDVLGDYEGTLIGDCWSGFQKIGVRSDSRITLAACWAHARRKVDECRSAFPIQVAKLESLIRMLYDIEDQIKELGDAERLARRRSLSSHVLGQIDEYLASDQMSSPKVLPKSNLGQAAAYICRHREALGRFIDDAGIPIDNNDCEQLMKRVATGRKNWLFKGSLSAGERAANLMTIIGTAIRNDLDVHAYLEDVLRRALVGETNWAAMSPHTWRESHPESIREYRQDERRQAADRKRIRRARRRRIKK, encoded by the coding sequence ATGGATACAAAGCAACTTACCGACGATCAGTTCCCCAGCGATGTGAAAGATCTTCAGAGGTTGGTCGCGAGCTTGCAATCGCAAGTCGAGCAGCAAGCCCACTCGGTTCTCGAGTTGAAGAATCACAACGACAAACTCGAGTCGGAAAACGTTGACCTGCAGCTCCGAGTCGACAAGCTACTTCAGCAACTCTTTGGCCGGCGAAGTGAACGCCGCACCGATGGCGAAGGCCAGCTCTTTCTAGATCTCGGCGACGAAGCCACGCCCGAAGTGGTCAGCGCGCTCGAAGAAGCCGTCCGTGAAGCCGAGCAAGTCATCGAAGATGCCGAAGAAGAACAGAAGAAACGCAAGTCCAAATCTCTCATCAAAAACGACCGCAAGTTCCCCGAACACTTGCCTCGCATCGAGCGGATCATCGACCTACCCGAAGACAGGCGCGAGGGTCTCAAGCTGATCGGCTATGACGAAGTCGAAACGCTCGAGTGGATTCGGCCCGAGCTTCGCGTGCGGGTCAATAAATACGCCAAGTACGTTCACCCAGCCAATCAGAACCAAGGCATCACCAGTCCCGAGCGTCCGACCGGACTCGTCCAAGGTGACCGCTTTGACACCTCGGTCGGCGTGGAAGTGGTGGCCTGGAAATACTTTTATCACTTGCCGTTTTACCGCCAGCAGGACTTGTTCGCCGGCAGCGGTTGGACGCCCAGTCGCAGCACGCTGGCGAATATCGAAACGGCCGTGGAGTTCACGCTGCGTCCGTTGGCTGAGCACCTGCGATCGCTTCTTAAAACAGACACCTGCGTTGGCTGTGACGATACCGGCGTCGTGCTGATCACGCCAAGAACGATGCCGGACTTGTCGAACCATCCTCGCGGTGAGCGGATCAGCGAGGTCTTCGCCAAGGCGATCGATTCGGGAAAGCCGAGTATCAGAGCGAACTTCTGGGGCTACTACGCTTCACGCCTTCCAGTGGTGGCGTTCGACTTCACTGTCAGTCGCCACCGCGACGGTCCGGACGACGTACTGGGGGATTATGAAGGAACACTTATCGGAGACTGCTGGTCGGGCTTTCAAAAGATCGGTGTGCGCAGCGATTCGCGAATCACGTTGGCGGCGTGCTGGGCGCATGCGCGCCGCAAGGTCGACGAGTGCCGCAGCGCATTCCCGATCCAAGTCGCCAAGCTGGAATCACTGATCCGCATGCTCTACGACATCGAAGATCAAATCAAAGAGTTGGGTGACGCGGAGCGACTTGCCAGACGCCGAAGCTTGTCGAGTCATGTGCTTGGGCAGATCGACGAGTACTTGGCCAGCGATCAGATGAGTTCGCCGAAGGTGCTTCCCAAAAGCAATCTCGGGCAAGCGGCCGCGTACATCTGTCGTCACCGGGAGGCGCTGGGTCGCTTCATCGACGACGCTGGGATCCCGATCGACAACAACGACTGCGAGCAGTTAATGAAACGTGTCGCGACGGGGCGAAAGAACTGGCTGTTCAAAGGCTCGTTGTCGGCAGGTGAACGAGCCGCCAACCTGATGACAATCATCGGAACAGCGATTCGAAACGACCTGGACGTTCACGCGTACCTGGAAGACGTCCTGCGTCGAGCACTTGTCGGCGAAACCAACTGGGCCGCGATGTCTCCCCACACATGGCGAGAATCGCACCCGGAATCCATCCGCGAGTATCGCCAAGACGAACGCCGACAAGCCGCCGATCGCAAACGAATCCGCCGCGCTCGCCGTCGACGAATCAAAAAGTAA
- the tnpB gene encoding IS66 family insertion sequence element accessory protein TnpB (TnpB, as the term is used for proteins encoded by IS66 family insertion elements, is considered an accessory protein, since TnpC, encoded by a neighboring gene, is a DDE family transposase.) encodes MIGLPTSTPIYLCTTPVDFRKGFDGLTGIVTASLGHNVTGGALFLFVNRKRDRIKALWWETGGLTLWYRRLEQGTVELPKPQGDQSHVTIDSVELAMWIAGVSLKSAKTRRKRMKAA; translated from the coding sequence ATGATCGGCCTGCCCACCAGCACTCCCATCTATCTCTGCACCACGCCGGTCGACTTCCGAAAGGGGTTCGACGGACTGACCGGCATCGTCACCGCATCGCTCGGTCACAACGTCACCGGCGGAGCGTTGTTCCTGTTCGTTAATCGCAAGCGGGATCGCATCAAAGCTCTCTGGTGGGAAACCGGCGGGCTGACGCTGTGGTATCGACGACTCGAGCAAGGCACCGTCGAGCTGCCAAAGCCGCAAGGTGACCAATCGCATGTCACGATCGATTCGGTGGAACTGGCCATGTGGATCGCGGGCGTGTCACTGAAATCCGCCAAGACAAGACGTAAGCGAATGAAAGCCGCTTGA
- the tnpA gene encoding IS66 family insertion sequence element accessory protein TnpA, producing the protein MTDRSHAATRRSWIDRIDRFQQSSQTVAQFCAAEGFSPASFYRWRRMLQADTPSSSPSLPRFIPVSLPPNRQAELSPPTETVTMMSVELPGGVRIRFEATGPTSVRS; encoded by the coding sequence ATGACTGACCGTTCCCACGCCGCCACTCGCCGATCCTGGATCGATCGGATCGATCGATTTCAGCAGAGCAGCCAAACCGTTGCCCAGTTCTGTGCTGCCGAAGGTTTCTCACCCGCCTCCTTTTATCGGTGGCGTCGCATGCTGCAAGCCGACACCCCGTCATCATCGCCGTCGCTCCCCCGGTTCATCCCTGTCAGTCTGCCCCCAAACCGGCAAGCAGAACTGAGCCCGCCGACAGAAACCGTTACCATGATGTCCGTTGAGCTCCCCGGCGGCGTTCGTATCCGGTTCGAGGCGACGGGCCCCACGTCGGTGCGGTCATGA
- a CDS encoding IS1182 family transposase, whose protein sequence is MKIPTDAQQRGSARTHRPERSQVEMRFYSLDQMVAREHRVRLVWQYCESLDLGPLYEKIKSKVDGRGRTPIDPRILFALWFYATLEGISSARRLSDLTTRDFHYLWICGDVTVNHHTLSDFRSGNAEYLEKLLSDSIAVLLSEKLITLDTIGQDGMRVRASAGSSSFRSESTLQQMQEVAEDYVKELAERSDEEAAAATRAEQAARKRAADERLERIKAAQENLKELERRRKEKRSRKSKSTPRASTTDPEAARMKMGDGGFRPAYNVQFASDGDSRIVVGVSVDNQGSDQGEMLPMYESICRTYGVTPAHYLVDGGFTKASDIEAMDAAGTEVYGPLKDIKRQVANGKDPHASKPGDSDAMARYRKRMGTPEAQEMLRRRPSIAEFPNAECRNRGLHQFRVRGQKKAMAQTLWHVLVNNFNRLNNLGFLQTLMRQSCTATP, encoded by the coding sequence ATGAAAATTCCAACCGATGCTCAGCAGCGTGGTTCCGCTCGCACCCACCGCCCCGAACGCAGCCAAGTTGAGATGCGGTTCTATTCGCTTGACCAGATGGTGGCCCGCGAGCACCGCGTTCGTTTGGTATGGCAGTACTGCGAATCGCTCGACCTCGGACCGCTTTACGAGAAGATTAAATCGAAAGTAGATGGTCGTGGTCGCACCCCGATCGATCCGCGAATCCTCTTCGCCCTGTGGTTCTACGCAACGCTCGAAGGGATCAGTAGCGCCCGCCGTTTGAGCGATTTGACCACCCGCGACTTCCACTACCTGTGGATCTGCGGCGATGTCACGGTTAATCATCACACCCTGAGCGACTTTCGCAGCGGCAACGCCGAGTATCTCGAGAAGTTGCTTAGCGACTCGATCGCCGTGCTGCTGAGCGAAAAACTGATCACGTTGGATACCATCGGGCAGGATGGCATGCGGGTGCGTGCCTCGGCCGGCAGCAGTTCGTTTCGGTCCGAATCGACGCTCCAACAGATGCAAGAGGTTGCCGAAGACTATGTAAAGGAACTCGCCGAGCGATCCGACGAGGAAGCTGCCGCGGCAACTCGGGCCGAACAGGCCGCCCGCAAGCGTGCTGCCGACGAACGACTCGAGCGTATCAAGGCGGCTCAAGAGAACCTCAAAGAACTTGAGCGACGTCGTAAAGAGAAACGATCACGCAAAAGCAAGTCGACCCCACGAGCCTCCACAACGGACCCCGAAGCGGCGCGGATGAAGATGGGAGACGGCGGTTTTCGCCCCGCCTATAACGTCCAATTCGCCAGCGACGGCGACTCTCGAATTGTCGTCGGCGTGAGCGTTGACAATCAGGGCAGCGATCAAGGTGAGATGCTTCCGATGTACGAGTCGATCTGCCGCACCTATGGGGTGACGCCGGCACACTACTTGGTCGACGGCGGGTTCACCAAAGCGAGCGATATCGAAGCGATGGACGCTGCGGGGACGGAGGTTTACGGTCCACTGAAGGACATCAAAAGACAAGTCGCTAACGGCAAGGATCCCCATGCGAGCAAGCCGGGCGATAGCGACGCGATGGCGAGGTATCGAAAGAGGATGGGGACACCCGAGGCGCAGGAGATGTTGAGACGACGTCCATCGATAGCTGAATTTCCCAACGCGGAATGTCGTAATCGCGGTCTTCATCAGTTCCGGGTTCGTGGCCAGAAGAAAGCAATGGCCCAAACGCTTTGGCACGTGCTGGTGAACAACTTCAATCGATTGAACAACCTAGGATTTTTACAAACACTGATGAGGCAATCCTGTACTGCGACGCCTTGA